The following coding sequences are from one Phycisphaeraceae bacterium window:
- a CDS encoding endonuclease/exonuclease/phosphatase family protein, translated as MATAPDESPAPPPRLARHTRVLAVLAWAGVAMACLAMSLALLWRTDLENTQPLHVMISWAAFLALTFHFHLALVAGAALLLALATKRRRLALASAAVVAAGLVPAAWSCRPKPAPVLDGGDHLTIMSANLLFSRAEPSRLKALVDAERPDVIVLQEYTLDGADAIRRVLSGDYPHMIEQPQENAYGQAVFSKRSFTQPPRLYPEGAVWDCPQILSVVEVGGRRVGIMDIHLYPPGSYNNVVGHRLQAATLARHIRAVLASGTLDGLVLAGDFNATPESPHLGAIRGAGLAAAHDQAGIGRGATWPNVTMARFAPGIRIDQILLSDSLACTDSRVLDRIGSDHRPIVARVGWRRAGGK; from the coding sequence ATGGCCACCGCACCGGATGAGTCGCCCGCTCCGCCGCCGCGCCTTGCCCGTCACACGAGGGTGCTCGCGGTCTTGGCGTGGGCGGGCGTTGCCATGGCGTGCCTGGCCATGTCGCTGGCCCTCCTGTGGCGGACGGACCTCGAGAACACGCAGCCGCTGCACGTCATGATCTCCTGGGCGGCCTTCCTGGCGCTGACGTTTCATTTCCACCTGGCGCTCGTGGCGGGCGCCGCGCTGCTGCTGGCGCTCGCGACGAAACGGCGGCGGCTGGCCCTCGCGTCGGCTGCGGTCGTCGCGGCGGGGCTGGTCCCGGCGGCGTGGTCCTGTCGACCCAAGCCCGCCCCGGTCCTGGATGGCGGCGACCACCTGACGATCATGAGCGCCAACCTGCTCTTCAGCCGCGCGGAGCCCTCGCGGCTCAAGGCGCTCGTCGACGCCGAGAGGCCCGATGTCATCGTGCTACAGGAGTACACCCTCGACGGCGCCGACGCGATCCGGCGAGTCCTTTCCGGCGACTACCCGCACATGATCGAGCAGCCGCAGGAGAACGCCTACGGCCAGGCGGTCTTCTCCAAGCGATCGTTCACGCAGCCGCCGCGGCTGTACCCGGAGGGTGCAGTGTGGGATTGCCCGCAGATCCTGAGCGTGGTCGAAGTGGGGGGGCGGCGAGTCGGGATCATGGATATCCACCTCTACCCGCCGGGCTCGTACAACAACGTCGTTGGGCACCGCCTGCAGGCCGCGACACTCGCGAGGCACATCCGGGCCGTGCTGGCCTCGGGAACGCTCGACGGGCTCGTGCTCGCCGGTGATTTCAATGCGACGCCGGAGAGCCCGCACCTGGGCGCCATCCGCGGGGCGGGCCTCGCGGCCGCGCACGACCAGGCCGGCATTGGACGCGGGGCGACGTGGCCGAACGTCACCATGGCGCGGTTTGCTCCGGGGATCCGGATCGACCAGATCCTGCTGAGCGATTCGCTGGCCTGCACCGATTCGAGGGTGCTGGACCGGATCGGATCGGACCACCGGCCGATCGTGGCCAGGGTGGGGTGGAGGAGGGCGGGTGGCAAGTAG
- a CDS encoding aminotransferase class IV: MRSVFLNGAFVYQDAAMMSAFDAGTQHGVGVFETLTGGLAGDRPWALHLNEHMERLSFSARELGLSDSVHGDGLGEAVLETIRRSAHPLSRIRITVTGGDLNLLSRPAVAAGPAGAVRPTVLIQSQPATIYPPAMFERGIGVTIADTKANPLNRFEGHKTLNYWWRLQELSRAARQGAGEALVLQVTNHIAGGCVSNLLIVKGSELLTPIARGEEDGARADAGPGEASVAEGGTPRVGGAHLPSPVLPGVVRAWAIEQAPRLGLRVVRRMLSISDLLDADEAMLTNSSWGVLPVVKVEREALADAVVGPKSLRLIEFWRGLIDATAGA; encoded by the coding sequence ATGAGATCGGTCTTCCTCAACGGCGCGTTCGTCTATCAGGATGCCGCGATGATGTCGGCGTTCGACGCCGGCACGCAGCATGGCGTCGGCGTCTTCGAGACCTTGACCGGCGGGCTCGCCGGGGATCGCCCCTGGGCGCTGCACCTGAACGAGCACATGGAGCGGCTCTCGTTCTCGGCGCGAGAACTTGGCCTGAGCGACTCGGTGCACGGCGATGGGCTCGGCGAGGCGGTCCTGGAGACCATCCGGCGCAGCGCGCACCCGCTCTCACGCATCCGCATCACGGTCACGGGGGGCGACCTTAACCTGCTCTCCCGCCCCGCCGTCGCCGCGGGTCCGGCCGGCGCGGTGCGGCCCACGGTGCTGATCCAGTCGCAGCCCGCGACGATCTACCCGCCCGCGATGTTCGAGCGGGGCATCGGCGTCACCATCGCCGATACCAAGGCCAACCCGCTCAACCGCTTCGAGGGCCACAAGACGCTCAATTACTGGTGGCGACTGCAGGAGTTGTCTCGCGCCGCCCGCCAAGGCGCCGGCGAGGCGCTGGTGCTGCAGGTGACGAACCACATCGCCGGCGGCTGCGTGAGCAACCTGCTGATCGTCAAGGGCAGCGAGTTGCTCACGCCGATCGCCCGCGGCGAGGAGGACGGGGCTCGCGCGGATGCGGGCCCGGGCGAGGCGTCCGTCGCGGAGGGGGGAACGCCTCGCGTCGGCGGAGCGCACCTCCCTAGCCCGGTGCTGCCGGGGGTCGTGAGGGCCTGGGCGATCGAGCAGGCGCCGCGGCTGGGCCTGCGCGTCGTACGGCGGATGCTCTCCATCTCCGACCTGCTCGACGCCGACGAGGCGATGCTGACCAACTCCTCGTGGGGGGTGTTGCCGGTGGTCAAGGTCGAGCGCGAGGCGCTGGCCGACGCCGTCGTCGGGCCCAAGTCGCTGCGGCTGATCGAGTTCTGGCGCGGGCTGATCGATGCCACGGCCGGCGCGTGA